The following proteins are co-located in the Verrucomicrobiia bacterium genome:
- a CDS encoding efflux RND transporter periplasmic adaptor subunit, with product MHQASDEGGKAGAGREGWIRRIVGRVGLAMGLAVGLLGSGAGCRERPPSGGVPPPVVRVMTLTTTNVPTEHEFIGQLESIANVEIRARVEAFVERIAFEEGGDVEAGALLFELDPRPFEQQLLVAEGALSEARAALGKSEKDVARLRPLAERKAIPMQDLDNALAAVEVARSQVASAEARVEGARISLGYCEVRSPVAGRIGASEVSRGTLVGRGQPTLLATVSPLDPIWVHCNVSEVALLASERALREHGRDRGEVVLGLVLADGTTYSETGRFVFLDRAVDPTTGTIRVRAEFPNPDRLLRPGMFARLVFRPGMRTGVVVVPQRAVQELQGQTLVWVVNAEGKAQQRPVRMGRRVGSDWLVEEGLQAGERLVVEGLQKVRQDAPVQAETGGPGTGG from the coding sequence ATGCATCAGGCAAGCGACGAAGGCGGCAAGGCGGGTGCGGGCCGGGAGGGCTGGATCCGGCGAATCGTCGGGAGGGTCGGGCTGGCCATGGGGCTGGCGGTCGGCCTGCTGGGGAGCGGGGCCGGTTGTCGCGAGCGGCCGCCGTCGGGAGGCGTGCCGCCGCCGGTGGTGCGGGTGATGACGCTGACGACGACCAACGTGCCGACGGAGCACGAGTTCATCGGGCAGTTGGAATCCATTGCCAATGTGGAGATCCGGGCGCGGGTCGAGGCGTTTGTCGAACGGATCGCCTTCGAGGAAGGGGGCGACGTGGAGGCGGGGGCGTTGCTGTTCGAGTTGGATCCCAGGCCGTTCGAGCAGCAGTTGCTGGTGGCGGAAGGGGCGCTGTCGGAGGCGCGCGCGGCGCTGGGCAAGAGCGAGAAGGACGTGGCGCGGTTGCGTCCGCTGGCCGAGCGGAAGGCGATTCCGATGCAGGATCTGGACAACGCGCTGGCGGCGGTGGAGGTGGCGCGGTCGCAGGTGGCGTCGGCCGAGGCGCGGGTGGAGGGGGCGCGGATCAGCCTGGGCTATTGCGAGGTGCGTTCGCCGGTGGCGGGCCGGATCGGGGCGAGCGAGGTGTCGCGGGGGACGCTGGTGGGGCGGGGACAGCCGACGTTGCTGGCGACGGTATCGCCGCTCGATCCGATCTGGGTGCACTGCAATGTGAGCGAGGTGGCGCTGCTGGCGAGCGAGCGGGCGTTGCGCGAGCACGGGCGGGATCGCGGGGAGGTGGTGCTGGGGCTGGTTCTGGCGGACGGCACGACGTATTCCGAGACGGGGCGGTTTGTGTTTCTGGACCGGGCGGTGGATCCGACCACGGGAACCATCCGGGTGCGGGCCGAGTTTCCCAATCCGGACCGGCTGTTGCGTCCGGGGATGTTTGCAAGGCTGGTGTTCCGGCCGGGGATGAGAACGGGAGTGGTGGTGGTGCCGCAGCGGGCGGTGCAGGAACTGCAGGGGCAGACGTTGGTGTGGGTGGTGAACGCCGAGGGGAAGGCGCAGCAGCGACCGGTGAGGATGGGGCGCCGGGTGGGGAGCGACTGGCTGGTGGAGGAGGGGTTGCAGGCGGGGGAACGGCTGGTGGTGGAGGGATTGCAGAAAGTGCGTCAGGACGCGCCGG